From Woronichinia naegeliana WA131, the proteins below share one genomic window:
- a CDS encoding 2-succinylbenzoate--CoA ligase, with protein sequence MDNLRKELQTWLEQGKFIGQESSTFYEQIIFYENQCSPYLKPQVLLVEEKPEQFLAAFLAILLNQGSVFLGNPHWQQQEWQQVSTLIHPDLIWGQVPQVFSELTKSHSSPWSNSYIFIPTGGTSGQIKFVAHNWRTLTASVQGFQQYFDVKKINSFCVLPLYHVSGLMQFLRSFMTQGNFQFYSYAQLKLTPPPEDYTNFFLSLVPTQLQFLLDHFPQWLAPFKTIFLGGAPAWPTLLEQARQANINLAPTYGMSETAAQIATLKAIDFKQGCSGVGQILPHVKVSIMDEQGLVLDCHQVGKINIQSSSLFLGYYPKLHCPPSFSSGDLGYVNEEGYLWIMGRQNQRIITGGEKVFPAEVEAAILASKQVKDVVVLGLPDRYWGEIVVAVYVPHLTECSGSSLETILKTKLSPYKCPKAWFTRPEIPRSPSGKVNYAQLQKQLEEDRKESQGDRI encoded by the coding sequence ATGGATAACTTAAGAAAAGAGTTACAAACCTGGCTTGAGCAGGGAAAATTTATTGGTCAAGAATCTTCCACTTTTTATGAACAAATTATTTTCTATGAAAATCAATGTTCTCCATATTTAAAGCCCCAGGTTTTACTCGTAGAAGAGAAACCAGAACAGTTTTTAGCCGCATTTCTAGCTATATTACTCAATCAAGGCTCTGTTTTTTTAGGTAATCCTCATTGGCAACAGCAGGAATGGCAACAGGTCTCGACTCTGATTCATCCCGATCTGATTTGGGGTCAAGTCCCTCAAGTTTTTTCAGAATTAACCAAATCTCATTCTTCTCCTTGGTCTAATTCTTACATTTTTATCCCGACAGGAGGAACATCAGGACAAATTAAATTTGTTGCCCATAATTGGCGAACTTTAACAGCTTCAGTTCAAGGTTTTCAGCAATATTTTGATGTGAAAAAGATCAATTCTTTCTGTGTTCTACCGCTTTATCATGTGAGTGGTTTAATGCAATTCCTGCGGTCTTTCATGACTCAAGGTAATTTCCAGTTTTATTCTTATGCTCAACTCAAACTAACGCCACCCCCAGAAGACTATACAAATTTTTTTCTATCATTAGTTCCCACTCAACTACAATTTCTCCTCGATCATTTTCCTCAATGGTTAGCCCCATTTAAAACGATTTTTCTAGGAGGTGCGCCCGCCTGGCCCACACTACTTGAACAGGCAAGACAAGCCAATATTAACCTAGCCCCTACCTACGGGATGTCAGAAACGGCGGCTCAAATTGCCACCTTAAAAGCTATTGATTTTAAGCAAGGTTGCTCTGGGGTGGGTCAAATATTGCCCCATGTCAAGGTTAGCATTATGGATGAGCAAGGCTTAGTTTTAGATTGTCATCAGGTAGGAAAAATCAACATTCAATCTTCATCACTTTTTCTCGGTTATTATCCTAAACTCCATTGTCCCCCATCCTTTTCTTCTGGGGATTTGGGTTATGTTAATGAAGAGGGCTATTTATGGATTATGGGTCGTCAAAACCAGAGAATTATTACGGGAGGAGAAAAGGTTTTTCCGGCGGAAGTAGAAGCGGCTATTTTAGCAAGCAAGCAAGTCAAAGATGTGGTGGTTTTGGGATTACCCGATCGCTATTGGGGAGAGATAGTTGTGGCAGTTTATGTCCCTCATTTGACTGAATGTTCTGGAAGTTCTCTGGAGACAATCCTAAAAACAAAGTTAAGTCCCTATAAGTGTCCAAAAGCTTGGTTTACCAGACCTGAAATTCCCCGATCGCCTTCAGGTAAGGTCAATTATGCTCAATTACAAAAACAGCTAGAGGAAGATAGAAAGGAGAGCCAGGGCGATCGCATCTAG
- a CDS encoding adenosine kinase → MGRKYDVYGVGNALVDMEFEVSPEQLQRLGIDKGVMTLVDETRENELIAELKSYLCKQSGGGSAANTMVALSQLGGKGFYSCKVANDEAGTFYLEDLRACGLDTNLHNGERENGITGKCLVLITPDADRTMNTFLGITGGFSEKELVPEAIQDSEYLYMEGYLVTSPTGKAAVIKAREIAEANGVKTSFSLSDPNMTNYFKDGLLEMIGNGVDFLFANEAEAGTMAGSEDFKTTLDYCQTLAKGFAITRGAKGSVVFDGEKLLEIPTTPVHAIDTVGAGDMYAGAFLYALTHGLGYKKAGKLASITAAKIVTCYGPRLETAELQALLGQI, encoded by the coding sequence ATGGGCCGTAAATACGATGTTTATGGGGTAGGCAATGCCCTCGTCGATATGGAATTTGAAGTCAGTCCTGAACAATTACAACGTTTAGGCATTGATAAAGGGGTAATGACCCTAGTGGATGAAACCAGGGAAAATGAACTGATTGCTGAATTAAAAAGCTATCTTTGCAAACAAAGTGGTGGGGGTTCGGCAGCAAATACGATGGTTGCCCTGAGTCAGTTAGGGGGTAAGGGTTTTTATTCCTGTAAGGTCGCCAATGATGAGGCGGGAACCTTCTATCTTGAAGATTTACGAGCTTGCGGTCTAGATACCAACTTACATAATGGAGAACGGGAAAATGGCATTACAGGCAAATGCCTAGTATTGATTACCCCCGATGCCGATCGCACCATGAACACCTTTTTAGGCATTACGGGCGGATTTTCTGAAAAAGAATTGGTTCCCGAAGCGATTCAAGATTCTGAATATTTGTATATGGAAGGTTATCTAGTCACTTCTCCAACGGGTAAAGCCGCCGTCATTAAAGCTAGAGAAATTGCTGAGGCCAATGGGGTTAAAACCAGTTTTTCCCTCTCCGATCCCAACATGACCAACTATTTTAAAGACGGTTTATTGGAGATGATCGGTAACGGTGTGGATTTTCTCTTTGCCAATGAAGCAGAAGCTGGCACGATGGCAGGCAGTGAGGATTTTAAAACAACTTTGGACTATTGTCAGACTTTAGCTAAAGGTTTTGCGATTACCAGAGGAGCAAAGGGATCGGTGGTTTTTGATGGCGAAAAGTTACTTGAAATTCCGACAACGCCTGTCCATGCTATTGATACTGTTGGGGCTGGAGATATGTATGCCGGAGCATTTCTTTATGCTTTAACGCACGGTCTAGGTTACAAAAAAGCGGGTAAATTAGCCTCGATTACTGCCGCTAAAATTGTCACCTGTTACGGCCCTCGTTTAGAGACGGCTGAGTTGCAAGCATTATTAGGTCAAATCTAA
- a CDS encoding transposase, producing MKRKAKGQLTVTRIAILGTQKLNKWKSEELDTIALRLGQLRCDLWNEFGSLKAWGISKFEIDKQLRPFREKYELPAKLWDSTLYDVIDDIHLVQASCIEKVMKALRQSYQTFHSQKGVLQLTLESRDWLNHPKLCSLVRKYWHRGHTRVNNQIILRAFDTQIDKNGVVWLRFGGLKKGKNIKVPTTLPHEVTCQLRLIKRADRWEIHYTTNIQKSELKTEGLTIGCDRGYTEVYATSSNDGARLLGNNFGFLQTKETDYRTAKKVKRNKLKSVADKAIQKGDTAKADRINRNNLGKQKWDKRESRFKGQIKTLVFTATHQLMQNAIKVAFEDLTEQIRNKKPRTKRMKRNVSSWCKGVVADALNQVSTRVGCAIVAVNSAYTSQLDSRFGTLTGTRSGERFIGHDGVVLHSDINAADNILARLGDVEIPRFLGYKKAKEILLERTRKFLDSLTPIQGQLFEAKTDKGKSQTLEPRKRKPLSVNQGANIKQLTLFNFG from the coding sequence ATGAAACGCAAGGCAAAAGGTCAACTGACGGTAACTAGAATTGCCATTCTAGGAACTCAAAAACTGAATAAGTGGAAGTCGGAAGAACTGGATACCATCGCGCTTCGATTGGGTCAACTTCGTTGTGACTTGTGGAATGAATTTGGCTCATTAAAAGCTTGGGGAATCTCTAAATTTGAGATTGACAAGCAACTACGTCCCTTTCGTGAGAAATATGAGCTACCAGCCAAACTATGGGATTCAACTCTTTATGATGTCATAGATGATATTCACCTTGTACAAGCTTCCTGTATTGAAAAGGTAATGAAAGCTCTGAGGCAATCTTATCAAACGTTTCACTCCCAAAAAGGAGTATTACAGTTAACCCTAGAAAGTCGTGATTGGCTTAACCACCCTAAGTTATGCTCTCTTGTTCGTAAATATTGGCATCGTGGACATACAAGGGTTAACAATCAAATTATTCTCAGAGCGTTTGATACACAAATTGACAAAAATGGAGTGGTTTGGCTTCGTTTTGGTGGCTTAAAAAAAGGGAAAAATATAAAAGTTCCGACTACATTACCTCACGAAGTTACCTGTCAGTTACGCTTGATTAAACGGGCTGATAGATGGGAAATTCATTACACAACTAATATTCAAAAGTCCGAACTTAAAACAGAAGGTTTAACCATCGGTTGCGATAGGGGTTATACGGAAGTTTATGCCACTTCTTCTAACGATGGTGCTAGACTTTTAGGTAATAATTTTGGTTTCTTGCAAACGAAAGAAACCGATTATCGTACAGCCAAAAAAGTTAAGCGCAACAAATTAAAATCTGTTGCCGATAAAGCAATCCAAAAAGGGGATACCGCCAAAGCGGATAGGATTAATCGTAACAACTTGGGTAAACAGAAATGGGATAAACGAGAGTCCCGTTTCAAGGGACAAATTAAAACCCTTGTTTTTACCGCTACCCATCAACTCATGCAAAATGCGATTAAGGTAGCCTTTGAAGATTTAACAGAGCAAATTCGCAACAAAAAACCAAGAACAAAACGGATGAAAAGAAACGTTTCTTCTTGGTGTAAAGGCGTGGTCGCCGATGCTCTTAATCAGGTTTCAACTCGCGTAGGTTGCGCGATTGTTGCTGTTAACAGTGCCTATACGTCACAACTCGATTCTCGGTTCGGGACTCTTACAGGGACTCGTTCAGGGGAGCGGTTTATCGGACATGATGGGGTCGTATTACACTCTGATATCAACGCTGCTGACAACATTCTAGCAAGACTGGGAGACGTTGAAATCCCCCGTTTTCTTGGCTATAAAAAGGCAAAGGAAATATTGCTAGAACGGACTCGGAAGTTTCTGGATAGCTTGACTCCTATACAGGGTCAATTATTCGAGGCGAAAACGGACAAAGGCAAGTCCCAGACCCTAGAACCAAGGAAGCGCAAGCCTCTATCGGTCAATCAGGGAGCGAATATAAAGCAGCTAACTCTATTTAACTTCGGTTAA
- a CDS encoding tetratricopeptide repeat protein, with the protein MDVVFVVSSVPDFSRYPIKNKLTKLSNYSSQMKFLSPIKPPIFNLLSLGERGVGKTVFLVGSYAELNSVSDIDPSLSPNLTPSLWFECQYNPEKELLESILNYVGQTGHYPPPTLKITDFHFAFKQRQRWGLKTLCYFRWWDIPGEYCNFENPYYQTMVLNSHSCCVFINAERLVHDPTYLDSLETLTKQVISLARLVDQNSLAYTFALIFTQCDRLAAGAMAQLQIEEKVQSLIHALDAATAKYQRFYSGIPIVEKEGFYKLQSNGVSSAFLWLVAELYKKHTFTGVKTLESSLKSDPNPDKALPRFSPRLLMMLGGFALVILSMGAASFFFFNRPPSDNAITHNGSEAPDIKKYQTLIEQNPNNMDALVALANIYLEKGQLEQAIPIIKKVITIQPNNLEWQFNLAKLYELAEQTDQAEQIYDQMLAKDNKQFKALVGKAMLRQAKGDTQAANNLFKMAEDVAPSPELKKKIADLSRRVAKPSP; encoded by the coding sequence GTGGATGTCGTTTTTGTCGTTTCATCAGTACCGGACTTTTCGAGATACCCTATAAAGAATAAATTAACCAAACTATCTAATTACAGTTCCCAGATGAAATTCTTATCACCTATTAAACCTCCTATATTTAACCTGCTCAGTTTAGGGGAGCGGGGTGTCGGAAAAACAGTTTTCCTCGTCGGGAGCTATGCTGAATTGAACAGCGTGTCGGATATTGATCCGTCCCTTTCACCCAACTTGACTCCTTCTTTGTGGTTTGAGTGCCAATATAACCCGGAAAAGGAACTATTAGAGAGTATTTTGAACTATGTGGGTCAAACTGGGCATTATCCACCACCGACTTTAAAAATTACCGATTTCCACTTTGCCTTTAAACAACGACAACGCTGGGGGCTGAAAACGTTGTGTTATTTTCGCTGGTGGGATATTCCGGGAGAATATTGCAACTTTGAGAATCCCTATTATCAAACGATGGTGTTGAATTCCCATAGTTGTTGTGTTTTCATTAATGCGGAGCGATTAGTTCATGATCCGACCTATCTCGATAGTCTGGAAACCCTGACTAAACAGGTTATTTCTTTGGCCAGACTGGTGGATCAAAATTCCCTAGCCTATACTTTTGCCCTGATTTTTACCCAGTGCGATCGCCTAGCGGCCGGAGCCATGGCCCAACTCCAAATTGAAGAAAAGGTACAAAGTCTGATCCACGCCCTTGACGCAGCCACGGCCAAGTACCAACGTTTTTACTCTGGCATTCCTATTGTCGAAAAAGAGGGTTTTTATAAACTCCAATCCAATGGGGTCTCCTCTGCCTTTCTTTGGCTAGTGGCAGAATTGTATAAAAAACATACTTTTACGGGGGTAAAAACCCTAGAATCAAGCTTAAAATCCGATCCCAACCCAGATAAAGCTTTACCCCGCTTTTCGCCACGCTTGCTGATGATGTTGGGAGGGTTTGCCCTCGTGATTTTGAGCATGGGAGCCGCTTCCTTCTTTTTCTTTAATCGTCCACCCAGCGATAATGCCATTACTCACAATGGCAGTGAAGCACCGGACATCAAGAAATACCAAACACTGATCGAACAAAATCCTAATAATATGGATGCACTAGTCGCCCTAGCCAATATTTATTTAGAAAAGGGGCAACTAGAACAGGCAATCCCCATCATTAAAAAAGTCATTACGATTCAACCCAATAATCTGGAATGGCAATTTAATCTGGCCAAGCTTTACGAACTCGCGGAACAAACTGATCAAGCGGAACAGATTTATGATCAAATGTTAGCCAAGGACAACAAACAGTTTAAGGCTTTGGTGGGTAAAGCGATGTTACGGCAAGCGAAGGGGGATACTCAAGCGGCAAATAATTTATTTAAAATGGCGGAGGATGTCGCGCCTTCCCCTGAACTGAAGAAAAAAATTGCAGATTTGTCGCGTCGAGTGGCTAAACCTAGCCCCTAA